A genome region from Crossiella equi includes the following:
- a CDS encoding glycoside hydrolase family 13 protein — MTDTPWWRHAVIYQVYLRSFADGDGDGIGDLAGVRDRLGYLRELGVDALWFTPWYTSPMADGGYDVADYRAIDPVFGDLDQVRALLEEAHAHGLRVICDLVPNHCSDQHPWFRQALADPASPLRHRFWFRPGRGEHGELPPNDWPSQFGGDAWTRTTNPDGSPGEWYLHLFTPEQPDLNWEHPAVRAEFEDILRFWLKLGVDGFRVDVAVALAKKPGLPDQGADPDPLDLPYQDQPQVHEIYRSWRRVLEEFPDRAFVGEVWLPNPEGLADYLRPDELHTAFNFDFLCCAWDPAALREVVEGTLAVHATVAAPPTWVLCNHDTIRQVTRYGRADTSFDIDHRRLEDPADTDLGRRRSRAAALLSLALPGSAYVYQGDELGLPEVRDLPDELRQDPTFQRSGGQDRGRDGCRVPLPWTTEGPSLGYSTAPPWLPQPPDWAALSVQAQRADPESMLSLYRTALALRREHLTDESLTWLDLPADALGFERTGGFRCVVNLGPADLPLPPHNRVLLASGPLRGGALPTDTAVWLA; from the coding sequence GTGACGGACACGCCTTGGTGGCGGCACGCGGTGATCTACCAGGTCTACCTGCGCAGCTTCGCCGACGGGGACGGCGACGGCATCGGCGACCTGGCCGGGGTGCGCGACCGGCTGGGCTACCTGCGCGAGCTCGGCGTGGACGCCCTGTGGTTCACGCCCTGGTACACCTCGCCGATGGCCGACGGCGGCTACGACGTCGCCGACTACCGCGCCATCGACCCCGTCTTCGGCGACCTCGACCAGGTCCGGGCCCTGCTGGAGGAGGCGCACGCGCACGGCCTGCGCGTCATCTGCGACCTCGTCCCCAACCACTGCTCCGACCAGCACCCGTGGTTCCGGCAGGCCCTGGCCGATCCCGCCTCGCCGCTGCGCCACCGCTTCTGGTTCCGGCCCGGCCGCGGCGAGCACGGCGAGCTGCCGCCCAACGACTGGCCCTCCCAGTTCGGCGGCGACGCCTGGACCCGCACCACCAACCCCGACGGCAGCCCGGGCGAGTGGTACCTGCACCTGTTCACCCCCGAGCAGCCCGACCTCAACTGGGAGCACCCGGCGGTGCGCGCGGAGTTCGAGGACATCCTGCGGTTCTGGCTCAAGCTCGGGGTGGACGGCTTCCGCGTGGACGTGGCCGTCGCCCTGGCCAAGAAGCCCGGCCTGCCCGACCAGGGCGCCGACCCCGACCCGCTCGACCTGCCCTACCAGGACCAGCCGCAGGTGCACGAGATCTACCGCTCCTGGCGGCGGGTGCTGGAGGAGTTCCCCGACCGCGCCTTCGTCGGCGAGGTGTGGCTGCCCAACCCGGAGGGCCTGGCCGACTACCTGCGCCCGGACGAGCTGCACACCGCGTTCAACTTCGACTTCCTGTGCTGCGCCTGGGACCCGGCCGCGCTGCGCGAGGTCGTCGAGGGCACCCTCGCCGTGCACGCCACCGTCGCCGCCCCGCCGACCTGGGTGCTGTGCAACCACGACACCATCCGCCAGGTCACCCGCTACGGCCGCGCCGACACCTCCTTCGACATCGACCACCGCCGCTTGGAGGACCCGGCCGATACCGACCTGGGCCGCCGCCGCTCGCGCGCGGCCGCGCTGCTCAGCCTCGCCCTGCCCGGTTCGGCCTACGTCTACCAGGGCGACGAGCTGGGCCTGCCCGAGGTGCGGGACCTGCCCGACGAGCTCCGCCAGGACCCGACCTTCCAGCGCTCCGGCGGCCAGGACCGGGGCCGCGACGGCTGCCGCGTCCCGCTGCCGTGGACCACCGAGGGCCCGTCGCTGGGCTACTCCACCGCACCGCCCTGGCTGCCACAGCCGCCGGACTGGGCCGCGCTGTCCGTGCAGGCCCAGCGCGCGGACCCGGAGTCCATGCTCAGCCTGTACCGCACCGCCCTGGCCCTGCGCCGCGAGCACCTCACCGACGAGTCGCTGACCTGGCTGGACCTGCCCGCCGACGCCCTCGGCTTCGAGCGCACCGGCGGGTTCCGCTGCGTGGTCAACCTGGGCCCGGCCGACCTGCCGCTGCCCCCGCACAACCGGGTGCTGCTGGCCAGCGGCCCGCTGCGCGGGGGCGCGCTGCCCACGGACACGGCGGTGTGGCTGGCCTAG
- a CDS encoding LacI family DNA-binding transcriptional regulator, whose protein sequence is MASNKLARVAEFAGVSVSTVKRVLAGTSEVSPRTRDAVLTALTACGYDRPDRVHDQRLPLVGLVVPDLLNPIFPAFAEAVVGLLNLHELIPVLCARTADGVVETQHIDTLLRQNPSGLVFIGASLADAGEEQGRLLRERGVPLVLINADDEYSGGARLAVDDAGAAESALAYLAALGHERVGLLLGPIAHVPSARKLAGFAAFQQRRGVPPEEWRALVSHALFSMEGGATALPRLLAQRVSAVVCASDALALGVVRAARRAGLRVPEDLSVIGFDDSPFMVATDPPLTTIRQPVAAIAAAAVSALVGQIEGHAPSAELMLFDTELIVRASTAPRLR, encoded by the coding sequence GTGGCGTCCAACAAACTGGCCCGAGTCGCCGAGTTCGCCGGGGTGAGCGTGTCCACGGTCAAACGGGTCCTGGCCGGGACGTCGGAGGTCTCGCCCCGGACCCGGGACGCCGTGCTCACCGCGCTGACCGCCTGCGGCTACGACCGGCCGGACCGGGTGCACGACCAGCGGCTGCCCCTGGTCGGGCTGGTGGTGCCCGACCTGCTCAACCCGATCTTCCCGGCCTTCGCCGAGGCCGTGGTCGGGCTGCTCAACCTGCACGAACTGATCCCCGTGCTGTGCGCGCGCACCGCCGACGGGGTGGTGGAGACCCAGCACATCGACACCCTGCTGCGGCAGAACCCCAGCGGCCTGGTGTTCATCGGCGCCAGCCTGGCCGACGCGGGGGAGGAGCAGGGCAGGCTGCTGCGCGAGCGCGGTGTGCCGCTGGTGCTGATCAACGCCGACGACGAGTACAGCGGCGGCGCGCGCCTGGCCGTGGACGACGCCGGGGCCGCGGAGTCCGCGCTGGCCTACCTGGCCGCGCTCGGGCACGAGCGGGTCGGGCTGCTGCTCGGGCCCATCGCGCACGTGCCCTCGGCCCGCAAGCTCGCCGGGTTCGCCGCCTTCCAGCAGCGGCGCGGGGTGCCGCCGGAGGAGTGGCGCGCCCTGGTCAGCCACGCGCTGTTCTCCATGGAGGGCGGTGCCACCGCGCTGCCCCGGCTGCTCGCCCAGCGGGTCAGCGCCGTGGTGTGCGCCAGCGACGCGCTCGCGCTCGGTGTGGTCCGGGCCGCCCGCCGCGCCGGGCTGCGGGTGCCGGAGGACCTGTCCGTGATCGGGTTCGACGACTCGCCGTTCATGGTCGCCACCGACCCGCCGCTGACCACCATCCGCCAGCCGGTGGCCGCCATCGCCGCCGCCGCGGTGTCCGCGCTGGTCGGGCAGATCGAGGGGCACGCGCCCAGCGCCGAGCTGATGCTCTTCGACACCGAGCTGATCGTGCGCGCCTCCACCGCACCCCGCCTGCGCTAG